The Raphanus sativus cultivar WK10039 chromosome 2, ASM80110v3, whole genome shotgun sequence DNA segment AAACAAGAACCTTCATCCGTGGAATCGACGTGAACCAACCACCGTCTACGGCGGAATACGGCGACGAAGACGCCGGAGTATCTTCTCCTAACAGCACAGTCTCGAGCTCCACCGGGAAGAGGAGCGAGAGAGAAGAGGACACAGATCCGCAAGGCTCGAGAGGAATCAGCGACGATGAAGACGGTGATAACTCGAGGAAGAAGCTTAGACTCTCCAAAGATCAATCTGCTATTCTCGAAGAGACCTTCAAGGATCACAGCACTCTTAACCCCAAGCAGAAGCAAGCTTTGGCTAAGCAGCTAGGATTAAGAGCAAGACAAGTGGAAGTTTGGTTTCAGAACAGACGAGCAaggtaaagaaaaaaacacaacacGACATAGATCTCTCTTAATTTGTTGGGTTTTACTTataagggtattttggtaatttaAACAGGACAAAGCTGAAGCAGACGGAGGTTGACTGCGAGTTCTTAAGGCGATGCTGCGAGAATCTAACGGAAGAGAACCGTCGGCTACAGAAAGAAGTAACGGAGCTGAGGTCGCTTAAGCTCTCTCCTCAGT contains these protein-coding regions:
- the LOC108823611 gene encoding homeobox-leucine zipper protein HAT4 is translated as MMFEKDDLGLSLGFNLPKKQVNLKSNPSVSLTPSSSSFGLLRRSSLNESFNSSVPYSDSSRVETRTFIRGIDVNQPPSTAEYGDEDAGVSSPNSTVSSSTGKRSEREEDTDPQGSRGISDDEDGDNSRKKLRLSKDQSAILEETFKDHSTLNPKQKQALAKQLGLRARQVEVWFQNRRARTKLKQTEVDCEFLRRCCENLTEENRRLQKEVTELRSLKLSPQFYMHMNPPTTLTMCPSCEHVSVPPPPPQPQPQGAALGHHQRSMPVNPWAPATRVSHGLTFDAFRPRS